The genomic region GCGCTCTCGAAGGGCACCAGCGAGGTGTACTGGTCACCCGTCCCGGTGAAGACGCCGCTCGAGACGTAGGTGTTGTACACGTTGAACTGGCCGGGCTTGAGGGAGGCGTTGTTGCCGGCCGGGTGCTTCAGGCCGGTGCCGCCGAGCGCGCCGGACAGGTAGTTGTCCATGTGGATGTTGGTGTGGCAGTTGCGGCACCACTCCGCCATGCCGTTGCCGTAGGCGACGCGCACTTCCTTCGACCGATCGAGACCAGCGCCCGTTTCGGCCTTGTTGTAGTCCGTCGGCGCGACGGCCACCGGCGGGTTGTAGGTGAAGGGCGAGGCCGGGTTGGAGGCCGGAGCGTAGCCCTTGCCGCCGAGGAGGCGGTAGGCGCCGATAGCCTGGCCAGCGGCCGGCAGGTTGCCGTACGAGCCCGAGGAGTAGATCGGGGCCGTGATGGCGGTGTTGTCGCTGCCCGGAGCGGTCGGGCCGGCCCAGTTCCAGGTGGTGCCGGTCGCATCGGTCTGCATGCGCGTGCGGCCGTGCGGATCGTGGCAGCTCGAGCAGGAGAAGACCTTCTGCCCGGTGGCGTCGAACGACAGCGTGCCGCCCGGGGCGGTCAGCAGCGTGTCGGCCGGGATCACGAAGTCCGCGGCGACGATGTTGTGCCCGTGACGGTTCTGGACGTCCGAGGCGTTGCCGCCGCGCAGGAGCCAGCCGAAGTCGCCGCCCGGCGAGTAGTTCATGTTGGCGAAATCGGTGGCCGGACCGGTGTTGACGATCACATAGGGCCTGGTGCTGCCGCCCGCCGTCGTATCGCCGTGGCAGATGAGGCAGGTGGAGGACTGATCCGCCCCCTGCAGCAGGAACGCCGGGACCGCGTCGTTCCAGGGGTTCACCTTGGTCGAGCGCGCCACGCCGTTGGAGGCGTTGTGCATCACGTGGCAGCCGTCGCAGGCGGCGACGCCGCCGGCGTGGAAAGTGCCCGTCTTCGAGGTGGCGACTCCGTTGAACCAGCCCGTTGCCGTGACGTCCTTGCCCGTGACCGCGGTCTGAGCATTCGCTCCGAACGCGAAGGCGGCGATGATGGCCGCCGCCCACTGCATCCTGATTCTCATTTGATACTCCCCAAGCAACGCCACCGATCGCCCCAGCGATCGGTGTCGGGTGATTGCAGGAACTTCGCTGAGCTTCTTCCCCAAACGAACTGCGGATTCGGCTCAACAGCAGGGCACGGTTGCCAGGCAGCTCAGCAACGACCGTGCCGGGCGGTAAGGTGCGAAATTCCGGGCGAAACACCAAAAGTGACGCGTCAGAAATGGGTCAGTTCACGCAGGATTGGGGAATTGACACAGGGGAAACCGCGCCATTGACCGTCCGAGAACTCCCACCTGCGCGCTCACGCGCCCACACGCCTCGATCCCGCCTGAATGTCGGCGCGCCGGGACCATTCCGTTCCCGCCGCCGGTCGGCTCGCCCGTGAGTCGCGCCGCAATTATCCGGACGCCATCCCAGCGCAATTTCCAATCCGCCGGTGGGCGGGTGCCGACCTGCGCGCGGTGGACGGCTCTCCAGATCGCCACGCTTCGCACGCTCCCCGAGGCGTTCCGCTCCGTGAACCCCGCGCGTTCCGGCCACCCCTCCGCCAGCTCCGGATGCACGCCGACGGCCCTGGCCAGGCACGCTTCCAGGCAATGACGGTGGGTCATTGCGCCAATTGCGCGAAAACCCCCACCCCCCTGGGACAGGCTGCGTCTCCCGCCCCAGCCCTACCCCACCCGGCTTAGTGCTCAACTTTTGATTCCCGCGAAAATAGGACTAGTTCCAACGGGGCACGAAAGCTGCTTGGCGACCCCGTGACTCACCAGCACGGCCACGGGATACCGCGAGCGCTGGGGTTGGGCCCCCGGCGCTCCAAAGCACGAGCAGTGAACGCACGGCACGCGCACGTCGCGCGTGACCATGGGGAGAAGGCAAATGCGTCGTATCTCGCTGGCACTGGCGCTCATGAGCGCCATCGCCGTGACTGGCTGCGGAGGGAGCAAGTCCTCCTCGAGCGCCGGGACGGCAAAGGGAGTTGGAGGGGCGTACTTCTACGTCAACATCTTCACCGCGCCGACGGCCGGCACCATCACCTCGGCCGACGGCAAGATCAACTGCGGCGGCGGGCAGACCGCCTGCGGCACCAACGGGCAGACCCGCTACAGCTGGTACACCGACTCCACCAACACCACCGCGACCACGGTGGTGCTGACCGCCACGCCGCTCGCCGGCAAGGCGTTCGTGGGCTGGGGCGGCGACTGCACCGGCAACGGCACCTGCACGCTCACGGCGGGCAGCGACAAGTCGGTCGTCGCGATCTTCGCCGTCGCCGGGCAGCAGGGTCACACGAACTTCCTCGACCCTGCCACCCACTCGGCGGCCTACGCCGCGTTCGCCGCCGGCGACAAGACGGCTCCGCAGTGCGTCAACTGCCACGGCGCCGCGCTCACCGGCATGGGCATCGCGCCCTCGTGCTTCACCTGCCACGACGTGAAGAGCGCCACGGCGAATCCGTTCGGCAACCACGGCGACACGACCGCGGCGGCGTGGGGCATTCACGCTCCCTCCGGCTGGAGCCAGGCCTGCCAGCGCTGCCACACCAGCCAGGGCTTCCAGGACTACATGGGCGCGCTCGCGGCGCCCACCGAGTCGAGCCCGTCGGCCGACTACCTCGGCACCACGTTCCTCTCCACCAACACCCTCGTGGCCGGCACCGGCGTCGCGAACTCCTACGCCACCGGCTCGCTGCAGTGCCAGACCTGCCACAACAGCGTCACCGACCCGCTCTCGGCCGGCGTGACGAAGCTCACCTTCCCCTCCGGCGTGCAGGTCACGACCGACAAGGTCACCGCCCTCTGCGGCCAGTGCCACGAGGCGCGTGAGTCCACGGTCAGCATGAACACCCTCGTCGGGACGACGGCGGCGGACGCGCAGATCAACGCGGCTGGCACCAGCTTCAAGAACCCGCACTACCGCGGCGCCGCCGCCACCATCTACGGGTCGGTGGCCCAGGGCTGGGCGCAGTACGCCGGCAAGATCTACACCGGCCAGAACCTCCACGGCGGGGTGGCCAGCTGCAACACCTGCCACGACGTGCACACCGGCGAGGTCGCCGGCGTCGTGAGCGCGAACACCTGCGGCAAGTGCCACTTCAAGGCCGACGGGACGCCGGTCGCGAACTTCGCCGAGCTCGAGGCCAACCGGCAGTACGGCTTCGAGGGCGACATCGACGGCAACGGCAAGGTCGAGGGTCTCGACGTCGAGATCAACGGCCTCAAGGCGACCCTCCTCGCCGCCATCCAGGCCTACGCGGTGAACGTGGCCGCCCAGCCGGGCATCTGCTTCGACGACGCCACCTACCCGTACTTCCTCAAGCACACCGGCGCTTCCGGCGCCTGCTCCTCCGCCGAGCTCACCGCGGCCGCGGCGTACAAGGCCTTCACGCCGCGCCTGATGCGCGCCGCCTACAACCTGAAGTTCGCCTCGACCGAGTTCGGCGCCTGGGCGCACAACCCCCGCTATGCGATCGAGATCCTCTACGACGCCATCACCGATCTCAACGCCGCCCTCGGCGTGAACGCCGTGCCGTTCAACGGCGTCCGCAGCTTCCAGGGCCACTTCGGCGGCTCCGAGGTCAAGGCGGCGGGCTCCGACGCGTTCACCGACTGGAACTCGACCGGCACCATCCCGGCGGCCTGCTCCCAGTGCCACGGCGCCCAGGCCGGCCTCACCAACTTCATCGCCAACCAGAACACCGCGCTGACCACCCCGTCGATCACCGGCTTCCAGTGCACCACCTGCCACGTGGCGGTGAACGCGAGCGCGGCGAACTTCAAGGGCATGCGCACCGACGTGACGACCCTCTACTTCCCGCCGGCCAAGACCGACCCGACCCAGCAGACGACGCTGGCCGCGACGGTCTTCCCGAACGCGAAGGACCGGGTCTGCGCCTCCTGCCACACCGGCCGCGAGAACAAGACCACCATCGACCTCGCCATCGGCACCAAGACGCCTGGGACGTTCTCGGTCTCCTTCAAGAACCCCCACTACCTCGGCGCCGCCGGCGTGATGTTCGGCTCGACGACCCACATGCTGTACGAGTACCCGGGCCAGACCTACGCCACCACGCCGGTGTTCTACGGCACGACGGGCGCCGCTCCCGGCCCGTACGGCTCGCCGCACGGCGGCGGCTGCACCGGCTGCCACAACCCCCAGGGCACGCAGCACGGCTTCGGCATCGATCTCGCCACGACGGTTCCCGGCGGGACGTACTACGGCGTGCCCAACACGCTGGCGTGCGACGGCTGCCACACCAACGGCTCGCACGGTGACCACCGCCTCGAGCCGGTGAAGGCGAACGTGGCCGCCCTGGCCGCCGAGCTGCTCGTGAAGATCAACGCCTACCAGGTGGCCGGCGGCCAGAACGCGGTCTGCTACGCCGGCGGCGCCTATCCGTACTGGTACGTGGGCACGGTGCACCCCGGCGGCCAGTGCGACGCGACGGAGACCACCGGCTACGGGTCGAAGTGGGACGCCAAGACCGCCAAGGCCGTCTTCAACTACCAGTGGTCGCAGAAGGAGCCGGGCGCCTACGCGCACAACTACGACTACGTCGCGCAGGCGCTGATCGACTCCATCATGGACCTCGATGCGGCCGCGGTGCTGCCGTGCGACGCGCACGACTCGCTCTGCATCAGCGGGGTCGGCGGGAGCACGCTCATCACCCGCCCGTGAGCTCGTAGCTCATACCTGTAGTCCGGCCCCCGCGGATCCGTCCGCGGGGGCCTTTTCATTCTGAGTGAATGACCCCTTCGCGCGAGGGTCGGTCCCTCCGATGGACTAGTCCTCGTCCGCGACGCCTCCCGCGGGCCCGCGAGCCGAGCTCGGTTCGTTCCGAAGTGAACGGGACAGGCAGGAACGCCCTGTGCCGAGCCCGAATCGTGGCGTTTGCGCCCCAGCCACTCCCGACCGTTCTTGCGAAGTTCACCCGGAGTCACTGTCGAGCCACCGCCCTCCGCGCGCCCCAGCCCATGCGGCAAATCCCCCAAGACACGACGCCACCCCCTTCCGGAGTTTCCGGTGGCAACCCGCGCGTTTGCGCCGTCACCGCGCGGGGCACGTTCGTTGCTAAGCCGCTCCCCGACTCACCAGCACGGCCACGGGATACAGGCGAACACCGGGTGGGCACCCGGGGTTCGGCAGCAAACCGCAGCGAACGTAAGGGCACGCGCCTCGTCGCGCGTGCCACTGGGGAGACAGCACATGCGTCGTATCTCGTTGGCACTGGCGCTCATCGGTGCCGTGGCCGTTTCCGGATGCGGGAGGAGCGGTTCCTCCGCCTCGTCCGGCCAGAAGGGCGCGAACACCGATACGTTCAACATCAACATCTACCAGGCGCCGGTCGGCGGCTGGATCACCTCGGCAGACAGCCGGATCAACTGCGGCGCCTCCGATCTGGGCACCCCGGTTGCGGACGCTGACGGCGTCCTCCACTCGACCCCGACATACATCACCGGCCACGCCGTCTGCCCGAAGCAGACGACCTACCCCTACGGCACCAGCGTGACGTTCACCGCGACCGCCGACACGGGCTTCACCTTCATCACCTGGGCGGGTGACTGCGCCGGCTCGGCCGCCACCTGCACGCTCACCGGCAAGGCCGACGCGGCCCCGATCGCGATCTTCGCGAAGGCAGGCTCGGCGGGCCACGCGGCCGTCTTCTCGTCCGCGGAGCACGGTGTCGCGTTCGGGAAGTTCCTCCAGGGCGACGCGACCGCCCCGAAGTGCACCAACTGCCACGGCCCGACGCTGCTCGGCGCCGGCATCGCGCCGGCCTGCAGCCCGTGCCACCAGGCTGCCAACGCCGCGAACGTGACTGCCGGTCTCGAGTCCTGCGCCAAGTGCCACGCGGCTGCCGGTACCACCGGCATCAACAACGGCGCGGACCACCAGGCGCTCTACAACAAGTTCGCGCACCCGACGAACGCCACCCTGAACGCGTCCATCGTCAGCGTCAGCACCAACACGACGTCGCAGGTCGCGACCGTGACCTTCACCCTGACCAAGAACGGTCAGCCTTACACGGGCGATGTGACCAAGCTCGGCCAGAAGACCGTGTACGCGGCCCGGTTTGACCGCGCCACCGGCAAGGTCGTCGAGTACTTCTCGCTGTCGAAGCTCGCGCCCACCGCGACGCCCGGCACGTTCACGGCCAAGAACAATGCGACGCCGGCGCCGGCGACCCCGCCCGTCACGCCGGTCCTGGCGACTTTCGCGCCCGAGGCTTCGGACGCGTTCGTCTACGCGTACTTCGCCGAGAACCCGACCCTCTGGCCGAACCTCAAGAACTACAAGATCTACGGGAACGTCACGAGCGCCGCGATGACCTTCAAGGCCACCGGCCAGACGGATCCGTGGACCTACACCTCCACCGCCAACGTCGCGGGCTGCCAGAAGTGCCACCCGACGCCGTACATGAAGCACGGTTACCGCGCCGCCGTCGTGGCCGGCCTGCCCGACTTCATGGCCTGCAAGGCCTGCCACGCCGACACCCGCGTGGGCGAGGACTTCATCTTCCAGCTCACCTACGACAACTTCCCTTGGATCGCCGCCAACGGGGAGAACTACACCCCTGCGATCGAGGCGCAGTACGCCTACAACGCGAGCGTGATGAACGACACGCACATGGCGCACTCCGGCGAGATCAAGTACCCGCAGGAGATGTCGAACTGCGTGGTCTGCCACGAGGGTAACCTCGCCACCATTACCGCGGACCAGAACTTCAACGGGAAGGTGTGCAAGAGCTGCCACCCGACGACCTCGCCGGTCGATGCCGCGGCGCCGAGCTTCGCGAACGTGACCGACGGCGCCAAGCTGGGTCAGAAGCTCGCGTACCACAACTTCAACTGGCAGAACGGCACGGTCCTCGAGGGTACCGCCCCGAATCAGACCGAACTGGCCTGCACCGCCTGCCACAGCGATTCCGCTAAGGACGTCAACTGTGACGCCAACTACAACTGCACCGTGGATCAAACCAGCGGCGCGATCGACGGTAAGGGCCCGTTCATGTACGGATCGTACGTCCCGCTGTTCAAGGACATCCACTCCGGTCTGAACAAGGCCATCTACGCTGCCGACGGGAGCCGCTACTCGGCCAGCATGCAGACGACCGTTGGCACGACCTCGTTCGCGTCCAACAAGCTCACGCTCGCGTTCAGCGTCAGCAACGTCCCGTCCAACGTGACGATCAAGCCGACTGTCACGGCCAGCCTCTACGGCTACGACACGAAGGACTTCGTCGTCAGCGGCCACAGCAGCCAGTTCTCGGACAAGACGCCGAACCTCGAGTTCAGCGAGGGCGCCTGCCTCCGCGGCACCGGCGGGACCACCGGCGTGCCCTGCAAGCCGTCGAACACGGCGCGCCTCAACGTCACCCCGCTCGCCGCGGCCGGCAACTCCAACTGGACGGTCACCATCGACCTGTCGACGTGGGCTACCAAGCTCTCGGACGGCTCGGTCAAGCGTATCGAGGTCGGCTTCCTGCCGGACGCCACGCTAGTGACTGGCGTTGCTCCGAACACCGTCTCGACCTCGATCGCGATCTCCGGCCTGGCCGTGACCTACGACCTCGGCGCCGGCGCGGTCGTCCAGGACACCGTCGGCAAGGGCGCCAACGCCATCGTCGACGCGGCCAAGTGCAACAACTGCCACGACGCGCTCGGCACCACCTTCCACAGCCCGAGCTACGGCTCTGCGGGCGTGGTCGGCTGCCGCCTCTGCCACTTCGTTGGCACCGGTGGGTCGCACCTCGAGATGCAGTCGCGCTCGATCGACTCGTACGTCCACTCGATCCACTCGTTCCAGGCGTTCGACATCGCGAACGTCAACTTCGCGGATCCCGTCGCGGCGCTCGAGTATGAGGATCACATCACGGCCACGTACCCGATGTTCACGACGCTGAACTGCGAGTCGTGCCACACCGCGGGTTCCTACGGCGTGCCCGACCAGAAGAAGTCGATGCCCGGCATCCAGTCGGCCTCCGCCTCGATCACCGGCAAGACCCGGGCGATCAACGGCGTGCCGAGCGTCGTCACCGGCCCTGCCTCCAGGGCCTGCGGCGGCTGCCACCGCGCCGAGCTCATCAAGGAGGACGCGGCCGGCGCGCTCAACGCGTTCGACGATCACGCTGGCGCGTCGTTCGGTTACCGCCAGGTCTCCGATGCGGCGCCGAAGACCATCACCGACAAGTGGAACGACATCGTCATGAAGGTGCTCCCGTAGTGGTTTGAGCCGAGCGACGGCGGGCTCCGTCCTGCCTCGCTCGGAGCAGTGACCGGGGGCCCCGCGAGCGATGCTGCTCGCGGGGCCCCCGCGTTTCGGCGGGTCTGGGCGGGCGTCCCGACCGAGAGAACCGATCCGCGGACCTCTCGGGCGTCCCGACCGAGAGAACCGATCCGCGGACCTCTCGGACGCCCCGACCGAGGGAACCGGCGCCCCGACCGAGAGAACCGATCCGCGGACCTCTCGACCGGACTTCGGACTCCTCCCCTCGCGCCTGGCGCGAGCTGACCGCCGCAGGAGGCAAGGCCGGCGCCTCGAGTCTCGGCGTTGGGGCGCCCCGACCGAGAGAACCGATCCGCGGACCTCTCGACCGGACTTGGCGGCCCCGACCGAGAGAACCGATCCGCGGCGCCCCGACCGAGAGAACCGATCCGCGGACCTCTCGACCGGACTTCGGACTCCTCCCCTCGCGGCTGGCGCGGGGCGCCCCGACCGAGAGAACCGATCCGCGGACCTCTCGACCGGACTTCGGACTCCTCCCCTCGCGCCTGGCGCGAGCTGACCGCCGCGGGAGGCAAGGCCGGCGCCTCGAGTCTGGCGCGCCCCGACCGAGAGAACCGATCCGCGGACCTCTCGACCGGACTTCGGACTCCTCCCCTTGCGCCTGGCGCGAGCTGACCGCCGCAGGAGGCAAGGCCGGCGCCTCGAGTCTCGGCGTTCGCCTCCCCAGGATGGGGCACCATCCGCACCCGTGCGCGCTATCGCCCAGGGGTTGCGTGGACCTCGCCAGAATTGCTGGTGAATCCAGGTAACGGGAGTGGTCCGCCGCGTGCAAGGCCTCGCCATTCACCGGCGACCTCCCGAGGGCTCCTCGCTGCTCTCTCCGGACGTCCCGACGAAGGCACTCGCGATCCGTGTCTGGCTGGAGGCGTCTCGGTGAAGCTCGAGTCCGATGGCAGTGCTCTCGTCGAGAGCGAGAGGCGGCTCCGCACCGTCGTGAGCGCGGTCACCGCGGGCATCGTCTTCAAGGACCGGACCGGCGCGATCCTGGAGTGCAACCCCGCCGCGGAGAGCATCCTGGGGATCACCCGCGACCCGGGGACGGGCCAGCTGGCGGCCGACCCCAGGATCGGCGCCATCCGTGAGGATGGGACCCCGTACCGCGTCGAAGACTGGCCGGTGTTCGAGGCCATCCGGACCGGGCGTCCCGCTCGCGACGCCGTCATGGGCTTCACGCAGCCTGGGGCAGCCGTCCGGTGGGTTCGCGTCAACGCCGTTCCCCTGGCCGAGCCCGGGGCGGCGCCGTACGCGGCCGTCGTCTTGCTCGACGACATCAGCGCGGAGCGAGAGGCCGGCCTGGAGCTGCGCCGGCGCGAGAGGCGGCTCAACGTGGCCCTGGAATGCGCCGGTCACTACTACTGGGAGGAAGACATCGCCTCGGGGCGCTTCGTCGCGGGGCAGCCGTGGACGCTCCTCGGCTATGCGCCAGGCGAGATCGAGCCGACCAGCCGCGCGTGGCTGGCCCTCGGCTACCCCGGCGACGAGGAGCGACGCAAGGCCCTCAAGCTGGCCCACCTGGAGGGCCGGAGTCCCTCGTACCGCGCGGAGTATCGTGCTCGGGCCAGGGACGGCTCCTGGCGCTGGTTGCTGACGTGTGGGCGCGCCCTCAGGGACGAGCCGGGTGGCGCGGTGATGCTCGCAGGCACCATCACCGACATCACGGAGTCGAAGCAGCTCGAGAGCCAGCTGCGGCACGCCGATCGACTCGCGAGCGTGGGAACGCTCGCGGCGGGCGTCGCCCACGAGGTCAACAACCCCCTCACCTACGTGATGGCCAACCTCGACTTCGTCGATGACGCCCTCGCGCGAGCGGAGGCCGGCGAGGGCCCGGCGGTCCCGGCGAGCGAGCTGCGCGTGGTCATCGGGGAAGCCGCGGCGGGCGCCGAGCGGGTCAAGCAGATCGTCAAGGGCCTTCGGCACTTCGTGAGAGCCCCCCGCTCTCCCGAGCGGCACCTCGTCGATCCGCGGCTCGAGGTCGACGCCGCGATCGCGCTGGCGCGCCACGAGGTGACCGCGCGCGCCGAGCTCCGGGTGGACGTCCCCGAGGAGCTCCCGAGGATCGTGGCCGGGGAGCACGAGATCTCGCAGGTGCTCGTCAACTTGCTGATGAACGCGGGGCAAGCCATCCCCGAGGGTCACGCCGGCTCGAGCACGGTGTCGTTGAGCGCCACGGTCGCCGGCGAGCGGGTCTGCTTCACGGTGAGGGATACCGGGACCGGCATCCCGGACGCCGACCTCTCCCGGATCTTCGACCCGTTCTTCACGACCAAGCCGGTCGGTTCGGGGACCGGCCTCGGGCTCTCGGTCTGCCACGGGATCGTGACCTCCCTGGGCGGCACGATCGAGGTCACCACGGAGCTCGGTCACGGCAGCACGTTTCGCGTGTGCCTGCCGGTCGCGCCCGCCCAGGGTCAGGAGCTGGCCGCCCCCGTCGAGGCGCCGACCTCCGCCCGGGGACGGGTCCTGATCATCGACGACGAGCCCCTGGTGGCGCGCGGCATGGCCCGCCTCCTCGCCAAGGACCACGAGGTCGCCGTCGCGGGCTCCGCGGCCGACGCGCTGAAGCGGATCCACTCCGGCGAATCGTGGGACGTGATCCTGTGTGACCTGATGATGCCGCAGATGGATGGGGTGGACTTCGAGGCGGCGCTCGCCACCTCGTGCCCGGCCCTCGTCCCCAGGATCGTCTTCATCACGGGCGGCGCGTTCACGGAGCGGGCCCAGGCGTTCCTGGCGGGCGACCGGAGGCGGATGTACAAGCCGGTGGTGCCGTCGGAGCTGCGGGCGCTCATCGCCTCCATGCTCATGGGCCGCTAGAACGCCGGCGGCCCCGACCGAGAGAACCGATTGGCGGACCTCCCGACCGGATTGCGGACCCCTTCCGCCGCGCTACCACGCTCTGCACTGCGGTCCGCCGCGGCACGACTCCTGCCCTGCCGGCGCGCATGACCGCGCCACGCCAGGTGCTCCCCGGCACCACCTACCTCGTCACCCGCCGCTGTTCCGAGCGCCGCTTCTTCCTGCGCCCTTCCCCGCTCACCAACGCCATCTTCCTCTACGTCCTCGCCGTCGCGGCCAGGCTGTACGGCGTCCGGCTCCACGCCTTCTGCGTCCTCTCGAACCACTACCACCTCGTCCTCACCGACCCCCACGCCCGCCTCCCCGCCTTCATGCAGTACCTGGACGGCCTGGTGGCCCGCGCGGTCAACGCCGCGCTCGGCCGCTGGGAGGGCTTCTGGTCAGCGGAAGCGTCCTACAACGCGGTCTCCCAGGCCGACTCCGACGACGTCGTCCGGAAGATCGCCTACGTCCTCGCCAACCCCGTCTCCGCCGGCCTGGTGCGCAGCGGCCGCGACTGGCCCGGCCTCTGGTCGTCCCCCGAGCAGCTCGGCACCGCTACCCTGACGGCCGCCCGGCCAAAGGTGTTCTTTCACCCCTGCGGCGCCCTGCCGGAGTCGGTCTCCCTGCAGCTCACGCTTCCGCCCGGCTTCTCCTGCCCCGAGGAGCTGCGGGCCCGGGTGGAGTCAGCGATGACCGAGCTCCCGGAGCGACGGCGCACCGAAGGAAAGGTGCGCGGGTTCCTGGGCCGGGCCGCAGTGCTCGCCCAGAGCCCCTTCGGCCGGCCCGGTACCGGCGAGCCGCGGCGGAAGCTCAGCCCCCGCTTCGCCGCCGCCGACCCGGTGAAACGGGTCGAGGCCATCAGCCGCTGGCGCACGTTCCTCGATGGCTATCGTCGGGCTCTGGCGTCCTGGCGGTCCGGCGTGCGCAATGTGCTCTTCCCTCCCGGCACCTACCAGCTCCGCCTCGAGCACCGCGCACCCTGCGCGGCGCCGGGGTGACGGACGCGGGGGCATTTGGTTGCGGACCGGCAGCCAACAGTAATACAATAATGGAGGTCAGGTGAACTTCGCTTGGGACGCTCGCAAGGCCGTCTCGAACCGGAGGAAGCACGGCGTTTCCTTCGAGGAGGCAGCGACCGTGTTCGCTGACGTGCTTGCGCTCCATATCGAAGACCTCGTCGATCCCCAACGGACGCTCCTGCTTGGGTTGTCCACCCGAGGTCGGCTACTCCTCGTCGTTCACGCGGCATTGGACGAGTCGACAGTGCGGATCATCAGTGCCCGGCGCGCCACCTCGCACGAGCGGAGGCGATATGAAGAAGAAGGTCCGTAAGCCCAAGGAGCCCTCGGCGGCCTCGCTCCGGGACATTCCACCCGTCGACTTCGATCACGCACGGGTTCGTCGAAACCCGTACGCCGCCCGCGTTGCCTCAGAAGGCGTTGTCCACCTCGGACGAGGGAGGCCGAAGAAGGGCACGGAGACCGGCCCCACCGTCCCGCGCTCCGTACGATTCCCCGCGAAGCTCTGGACGTTGCTCGAAGAGAAGGCGAAGGCCGAGGGGCTCACCCTGCACTCGGCGCTGCGCAACGCCATCCTCCAATGGGCCAAGCGCACACCGTGAAGCGCTCGGGTTCGGGCAGCTCGGATAGCCGAGCCGCCAACAGCGGCGGCCGCTTGGTGGCGGAGCTCCGCTAGAACGCCAGCCCCGCCGTGGCCCCCACCGAGAGGGAGTACTTCCCCACCTCCTGCCCGAGCGCGTCCTTCGCGCCGGCGAGGTCGGTGAAGCCCGTTCCGAGCAGGCCGAGCCGGAGCCGCCAGACGAACCACTCGATCCCGGCTCGCAGGCCCAGCGCCGGCGAGAAGCGGGCCGGCTTGCTCAGCACGTCGAAGCCGCCCACGGCGAGCCAGTAGAGCTGGGTGCGCGGCGCCACCGACATCGAGGTGCCGAACCCGCCGAGCGCGACGGTACGGCCGTCGGTGAACTCGATGCTCTCCGAGATGAGCATCCAGTCCTTGCGCAGGCTGAAGGTGAACATCGGCCCGAAGGCGGTCTCCCTCCCCTGGGAGAAGAGCATCGACGAACCGAGAGAAGCCGCCCGAGTGAAGCCCCCGTTCACCTCCTGGGGCGGCGGCTCGGGGCTCGCGGCCGGCTCGGGCTCGGGAGGCGGCGGCGGCTGCGGCAGGCCGGTAGCGCTGGACGGCGCCTCCTCCGGGGGCCGGGGCAGGCGCTTCGCGTACTCGTAAGTCGCGGGTCCCTTCTCGGGCTGAGCCACCGATGCGGCAGGACCTGACGGCGCCGGGATCGGCGGCACCGCGGGGCTGGGGCTCGAGGTAACGGGCGCCGGGTGCGGTACGGGCGGTGCGGCAGCCACCGCGGGCTCCGGCCGGGCGGGCTCCGGGGTAACTGGAGCTGGCGCGGGCACAGGGACGATCGGCACGACCACGGCCGGCGCGCTCGGAACGATGACGGGGGCGGCGGGAGCTGCGGGCTTGGGTGTCAGGGCGACCTGGGGCTTCGGGGCGGGCTTCTTCTCGGCCTTCCGAGAGTACTTTGCGGCAGCAGGTGCCGGCTTTGCCGCCAGGGCGACCCGGGACTTCTGGCTGGCCTTCCCGGCCTTCTTCTTGTCGGTCTTCTTTTCGGCTTTCCGAGAGTACTTGGAGGACGCGACAGCCGGTGC from Anaeromyxobacter paludicola harbors:
- a CDS encoding BrnT family toxin, yielding MNFAWDARKAVSNRRKHGVSFEEAATVFADVLALHIEDLVDPQRTLLLGLSTRGRLLLVVHAALDESTVRIISARRATSHERRRYEEEGP
- a CDS encoding transposase, whose product is MTAPRQVLPGTTYLVTRRCSERRFFLRPSPLTNAIFLYVLAVAARLYGVRLHAFCVLSNHYHLVLTDPHARLPAFMQYLDGLVARAVNAALGRWEGFWSAEASYNAVSQADSDDVVRKIAYVLANPVSAGLVRSGRDWPGLWSSPEQLGTATLTAARPKVFFHPCGALPESVSLQLTLPPGFSCPEELRARVESAMTELPERRRTEGKVRGFLGRAAVLAQSPFGRPGTGEPRRKLSPRFAAADPVKRVEAISRWRTFLDGYRRALASWRSGVRNVLFPPGTYQLRLEHRAPCAAPG